The Brassica oleracea var. oleracea cultivar TO1000 chromosome C6, BOL, whole genome shotgun sequence genome includes a region encoding these proteins:
- the LOC106297347 gene encoding keratin, type II cytoskeletal 1-like, producing METGGIILIVCSGIFVLTIILIGCLGKMREKRTVTNEPINQKSRDAGGFTFYPEAAYLPPVSSSAHHDCRMKQTRSNGIGGGLLFLSAASVTASVSSNHGYGGGGGHHGGGGGGGGGGGGGHHDGGGGGGGCGGG from the coding sequence ATGGAAACCGGTGGTATCATTTTGATAGTTTGTAGTGGAATCTTTGTTTTGACTATTATACTGATTGGTTGTCTAGGGAAGATGAGAGAGAAGAGGACAGTCACTAACGAGCCCATCAACCAGAAAAGCAGAGATGCTGGTGGATTCACGTTTTATCCAGAGGCTGCATATCTCCCTCCTGTCTCTAGTTCCGCACATCACGACTGTAGGATGAAGCAGACAAGAAGCAATGGTATTGGTGGGGGTCTCTTGTTTCTCTCGGCTGCGTCAGTCACTGCCTCCGTTTCTAGCAATCACGGATACGGTGGTGGAGGGGGACATCACGGTGGTGGCGGTGGTGGCGGTGGTGGCGGTGGAGGAGGACATCACGATGGTGGCGGTGGCGGCGGCGGATGTGGTGGTGGATAA